The following are encoded together in the Streptomyces rapamycinicus NRRL 5491 genome:
- a CDS encoding lytic polysaccharide monooxygenase, which produces MTARATVSRRTARIAVLGMVPLALTALSADPASAHGSMTSPVSRVSACFAEGPESPDSAACKAAVQAGGTQALYDWNEVNIPDAAGRHKEIIPDGKLCSAGRDKYKGLDLPRADWPATAMTAGEHTFTYRATAPHRGSFELYITKDGYDPTKPLTWADLEAQPFAKVTDPTLKDGSYVFSGKVPGKSGRHLIYSVWQRSDSPEAFYTCSDVTFGGGAGAAEGAGTKADSAPTAVAPDDAQIAKGAEKSTVDHHGHGGDSGAEANHQPKSAETADGKGTEGNRPEAKSAEVMAASTGPEGSQDGSAADGQHLAETGGDGSTGPLAIGGAAVLATGAAVLFAVANRRKTVRRGRG; this is translated from the coding sequence ATGACCGCTCGTGCCACCGTCTCCCGTAGAACCGCCCGCATCGCCGTGCTCGGCATGGTGCCGCTCGCCCTCACCGCGCTGAGCGCCGACCCGGCCTCCGCACACGGTTCGATGACGAGCCCGGTCAGCCGGGTGTCGGCGTGTTTCGCGGAGGGGCCGGAGAGCCCGGACTCGGCGGCCTGCAAGGCGGCCGTCCAGGCGGGCGGCACCCAGGCGCTCTACGACTGGAACGAGGTCAACATCCCGGACGCCGCCGGGCGCCACAAGGAGATCATCCCGGACGGAAAGCTGTGCAGCGCGGGCCGCGACAAGTACAAGGGCCTGGACCTGCCGCGCGCCGACTGGCCCGCCACCGCCATGACGGCCGGTGAGCACACCTTCACCTACCGGGCCACCGCGCCCCACCGGGGCAGCTTCGAGCTGTACATCACCAAGGACGGCTACGACCCGACGAAGCCGCTGACCTGGGCCGACCTGGAGGCGCAGCCGTTCGCCAAGGTCACCGACCCCACGCTGAAGGACGGGAGTTACGTCTTCTCGGGGAAGGTGCCGGGCAAGTCGGGCCGCCATCTGATCTACAGCGTCTGGCAGCGCTCGGACAGCCCGGAGGCGTTCTACACCTGCTCGGACGTGACCTTCGGCGGAGGGGCCGGCGCGGCCGAGGGAGCCGGGACGAAGGCGGATTCCGCACCCACCGCCGTCGCGCCCGACGACGCCCAGATAGCGAAGGGCGCCGAGAAGTCCACGGTCGATCACCACGGCCACGGCGGTGACAGCGGCGCCGAGGCCAACCACCAGCCGAAGTCGGCCGAGACGGCGGACGGGAAGGGCACGGAGGGGAACCGCCCCGAGGCCAAGAGTGCCGAGGTCATGGCCGCGAGCACCGGGCCGGAGGGCTCGCAGGACGGGAGCGCCGCCGACGGGCAGCACCTCGCCGAGACCGGGGGCGACGGGTCCACCGGGCCCCTGGCCATCGGCGGCGCCGCGGTCCTCGCCACCGGCGCGGCCGTGCTGTTCGCCGTCGCCAACCGCCGCAAGACCGTACGGCGGGGCCGCGGCTGA
- a CDS encoding MBL fold metallo-hydrolase — translation MATHERPITAKSVEGGDDSGFRLPVIWRRTLGELTLSYVPDAGVDMIPTRVYPASAEEDWRAHRTHMTEAGHLPMGCGALLVERGGTRLLIDAGHGRISGADLEHFQHAFGHVRDLPESLATLGVDPAELETVAFTHFHGDHTGWARPDAVEDPRSLFTKARWMVGKGELESVPPGTGPVLAGQDERTVVVTDGTEIADGVRAWSLPGHTPGHTAWILDTGDGREVVAFGDAMHSPVQVQHPDWDVVLDTDRKEAERSRRRLVDHLARDGVYGFGVHFADQQLGTVDASGRWRAWSDADVWNDADVPAR, via the coding sequence GTGGCAACGCATGAGCGGCCCATCACGGCGAAAAGCGTCGAGGGCGGCGACGACTCGGGATTCCGGCTCCCCGTCATCTGGCGACGCACCCTGGGCGAACTCACCTTGAGCTACGTCCCCGACGCGGGCGTCGACATGATCCCGACCCGGGTCTACCCGGCCTCCGCCGAGGAGGACTGGCGCGCGCACCGCACGCATATGACCGAGGCGGGCCACCTGCCCATGGGATGCGGGGCGCTGCTCGTCGAGCGGGGCGGCACCCGCCTGCTCATCGACGCCGGCCATGGCCGCATATCAGGCGCGGACCTGGAGCACTTCCAGCACGCCTTCGGCCATGTGCGGGACCTGCCCGAGTCGCTGGCGACCCTCGGCGTGGACCCGGCCGAGCTGGAGACGGTGGCCTTCACCCACTTCCACGGCGACCACACCGGATGGGCCCGGCCCGACGCGGTCGAGGATCCGCGGAGCCTCTTCACGAAGGCGCGCTGGATGGTCGGGAAGGGCGAGCTGGAGAGCGTCCCGCCCGGGACCGGCCCGGTACTGGCCGGTCAGGACGAACGCACCGTGGTCGTGACCGACGGGACCGAGATCGCGGACGGCGTCCGCGCCTGGTCCCTGCCCGGGCACACCCCCGGGCACACCGCCTGGATCCTCGACACCGGCGACGGCCGGGAGGTCGTGGCCTTCGGCGACGCCATGCACTCACCGGTCCAGGTCCAGCACCCGGACTGGGACGTCGTTCTCGACACCGACCGGAAGGAGGCCGAACGGTCACGGCGCCGGCTCGTGGACCACCTGGCCCGGGACGGGGTCTACGGCTTCGGTGTCCACTTCGCCGATCAGCAGCTGGGAACCGTCGACGCCTCCGGCCGCTGGCGCGCCTGGAGCGACGCGGACGTCTGGAACGACGCGGACGTCCCCGCCCGCTAA
- a CDS encoding carboxyl transferase domain-containing protein — MTGTNSPRATGASRASSASRPSARELIEAIVDPGSWHGWDEPVEITTDDPEYRADLERARERTGLDESVITGEGRIEGRRVALVACEFRFLAGSIGVAAGERLVRAVERATAERLPLLAAPASGGTRMQEGTVAFLQMVKVAAAITDHKAAGLPYLVHLRHPTTGGVLASWGSLGHVTAAEPGALIGFMGPRVHEALYGEEFPPGVQNAENLMNHGLIDAVLPLSRLSGVAARVLRVLCASNTAPAPGRPGGGGGAATEPVPDPGAPGDAPGGWDPGAGGGDGRGGVAGADVAGAAAPAPAPPSGALPGAEGDVAAGSGRAAGHDQAGVAAFVGATEGGAGVPSAEVSIRASRRVERPGVRDLLRVAADDVSPLSGTGAGEHDPGLLLALARVGGTPCVVLGHNRRSARKGETAEGPGEGQALGPAGLRTARRGMRIAAELGLPLLTVIDTAGAALSREAEEGGLAAEIARCLADMVTLPAPTLCLLLGQGAGGAALALLPADRVVAARHAWLSPLPPEGAAAILHRTTERAYEVAARQGVRSADLLAQGIVDRIVEEDASEGASEDAEGSGPADAFLGRLGHLLGAELAALRAQDPDERLAARRVRHRRIGLPR, encoded by the coding sequence ATGACCGGTACGAACTCGCCCCGCGCCACGGGCGCCTCCCGCGCCTCCAGCGCCTCCCGCCCGTCGGCCCGTGAGCTGATCGAGGCCATCGTCGACCCCGGCAGCTGGCACGGCTGGGACGAACCGGTGGAGATCACGACGGACGACCCCGAGTACCGGGCCGACCTGGAGCGGGCACGGGAGCGCACCGGGCTGGACGAGTCGGTCATCACCGGTGAGGGCCGTATCGAGGGGCGCAGGGTGGCGCTGGTCGCCTGCGAGTTCCGCTTCCTGGCCGGTTCGATAGGGGTGGCCGCGGGGGAGCGGCTGGTACGGGCCGTGGAGCGGGCCACGGCGGAGCGGCTGCCCCTGCTGGCGGCACCGGCGTCGGGCGGCACCCGGATGCAGGAGGGCACGGTCGCGTTCCTCCAGATGGTGAAGGTGGCCGCGGCGATCACGGACCACAAGGCCGCGGGCCTGCCGTACCTCGTCCACCTCCGCCACCCCACCACCGGCGGCGTCCTCGCCTCCTGGGGCTCCCTGGGCCACGTCACCGCCGCCGAGCCGGGCGCCCTCATCGGCTTCATGGGCCCACGGGTGCACGAGGCGCTGTACGGCGAGGAGTTCCCGCCCGGCGTCCAGAACGCCGAGAACCTCATGAACCACGGCCTGATCGACGCGGTCCTCCCGCTGAGCCGCCTATCGGGCGTGGCCGCCCGGGTATTGCGGGTCCTCTGCGCGAGCAACACCGCGCCCGCCCCCGGTCGGCCTGGGGGTGGAGGTGGGGCCGCCACTGAGCCCGTGCCGGACCCCGGGGCGCCGGGTGACGCGCCCGGTGGCTGGGATCCGGGGGCCGGGGGCGGCGATGGGCGTGGCGGCGTGGCCGGCGCCGACGTCGCGGGGGCAGCTGCCCCCGCCCCGGCCCCACCCTCCGGCGCCCTGCCGGGGGCGGAAGGGGATGTCGCGGCCGGGAGTGGCCGGGCGGCCGGTCACGATCAGGCCGGGGTCGCTGCCTTCGTCGGGGCGACCGAGGGCGGGGCCGGTGTGCCGTCCGCTGAGGTGTCGATACGGGCTTCGCGGAGGGTGGAGCGGCCCGGGGTGCGGGACTTGTTGCGGGTGGCCGCCGACGATGTGAGTCCGCTCAGTGGTACGGGGGCGGGGGAGCACGATCCCGGGTTGTTGCTCGCGCTCGCCCGGGTCGGGGGGACGCCCTGCGTCGTTCTCGGGCACAACCGGCGCAGTGCCCGTAAGGGCGAGACCGCCGAGGGGCCGGGGGAGGGGCAGGCGTTGGGGCCGGCCGGATTGCGGACCGCGCGGCGCGGGATGCGGATCGCCGCCGAGCTGGGGCTGCCGCTGCTCACGGTCATCGACACCGCGGGCGCCGCGCTCAGCCGCGAGGCGGAGGAGGGCGGGCTCGCGGCGGAGATAGCGCGGTGCCTCGCCGACATGGTGACCCTGCCCGCGCCCACCCTCTGTCTGCTGCTCGGCCAGGGCGCCGGTGGCGCCGCGCTCGCGCTGCTGCCCGCCGACCGGGTCGTGGCGGCGCGCCACGCCTGGCTGTCGCCGCTGCCGCCCGAGGGCGCGGCCGCGATCCTCCACCGGACCACGGAGCGGGCCTACGAGGTCGCCGCCCGCCAGGGTGTACGTTCCGCCGACCTCCTCGCCCAGGGCATCGTCGATCGCATCGTGGAGGAGGACGCCTCCGAGGGCGCATCCGAGGACGCGGAGGGCTCCGGGCCGGCCGACGCCTTCCTCGGCCGGCTCGGCCACCTCCTCGGCGCCGAACTCGCCGCCCTCCGGGCCCAGGACCCGGACGAGCGGCTCGCCGCGCGCCGGGTCCGGCATCGCCGTATCGGGCTACCGCGCTGA
- a CDS encoding IucA/IucC family protein, whose product MGDRVTEETEEEELLGRVLDTLLREDAYKLRSHAVPVRRADGDWLRIALKELAGFGGFAGSDGAEGGESVLLPVEPEGFQCDIRTRRPARLLCTPGSRCAPTAPTAPTAPTVLTGLDAVLGRLREAVPDEDRALYDVFVAECRQALDAMRLHTRVRPRVVAELGARYGERWGGMAGALAYDTLAAFRDHPVYPTSRGRAVFSEEQLRAHAPEFHPTFPLRWLVLPREAVYGDPARLPGWWPAPGDLGPGPDDGHLALPVHPLTLGPPLENALRAAGLQGAARLAEHPLLDVRPTLSMRTVAVADDLADDPLVHLKLPLTTSTLGQRNRRSIKPGTLTDGETGQRLVEAVIEREPRFGATVLLADETNHLHAGHELLATLVRRYPPGLENATIVPLAGLLAPAPDSTLVIDGLAERHYGGDVLALLDDYLTLLFDFHTTLFAYGIALESHQQNTSLVFEDGSGNGGAVPRLRLLIKDHDGPRVHAIRLAAMIGGGPAADLCGFDDRRILTSGDGPVADVFTTITVHLCAAAPLFELARLGRAPLDTLLRRLRDRLTDAVDRLAVTRPGAAAALLRGRVLDADRLPVKAMVTAGTLFTKERLDAVDINKHYVTGPNYLLRGSGR is encoded by the coding sequence ATGGGAGATCGTGTGACAGAGGAAACAGAGGAAGAGGAGCTTCTCGGACGGGTGCTCGACACGCTCCTCCGGGAGGACGCCTACAAGCTGCGCAGCCACGCCGTCCCGGTGCGGCGCGCCGACGGCGACTGGCTGCGCATCGCGCTCAAGGAGCTTGCGGGGTTCGGGGGGTTCGCGGGGTCCGACGGGGCCGAGGGGGGCGAAAGCGTGCTGCTGCCGGTGGAACCCGAAGGCTTCCAATGCGACATCCGAACCCGCCGCCCGGCCCGGCTGCTCTGTACGCCCGGAAGTCGTTGCGCACCCACCGCACCCACCGCACCCACCGCCCCCACCGTGCTCACCGGGCTCGATGCCGTACTCGGGCGGCTGCGGGAGGCCGTGCCCGATGAGGACCGGGCGCTCTACGACGTCTTCGTGGCCGAATGTCGGCAGGCGCTCGACGCCATGCGGCTGCATACCCGCGTTCGGCCCCGCGTCGTCGCCGAGTTGGGCGCGCGGTACGGGGAGCGGTGGGGCGGGATGGCCGGGGCCCTCGCGTATGACACGCTCGCCGCCTTCCGCGACCATCCGGTCTATCCGACCAGCCGGGGGCGGGCCGTCTTCAGCGAGGAGCAATTACGGGCGCACGCACCCGAGTTCCATCCCACCTTCCCGCTGCGCTGGCTCGTTCTCCCGCGCGAGGCGGTGTACGGGGATCCGGCGCGGCTGCCCGGCTGGTGGCCCGCGCCCGGGGATCTTGGGCCAGGGCCGGACGATGGCCACCTCGCCCTCCCCGTGCATCCGCTCACCCTCGGCCCCCCGCTGGAGAACGCCCTCCGCGCGGCCGGGCTCCAAGGCGCCGCCCGGCTCGCCGAGCACCCCCTGCTGGACGTACGGCCCACCCTCTCCATGCGGACCGTGGCCGTCGCCGACGACCTGGCCGACGACCCCCTCGTCCACCTCAAACTGCCCCTCACCACCTCCACCCTGGGGCAGCGCAACCGGCGGTCCATCAAGCCCGGCACCCTCACCGACGGCGAAACGGGGCAGCGGCTCGTGGAGGCCGTGATCGAGCGCGAACCGAGGTTCGGAGCCACCGTGCTGCTCGCCGACGAGACCAACCATCTCCACGCCGGACACGAACTGCTGGCCACGCTCGTCCGCCGCTACCCACCCGGTCTGGAGAACGCCACCATCGTGCCGCTGGCCGGGCTGCTCGCGCCCGCCCCGGACAGCACGCTCGTCATCGACGGACTCGCCGAACGCCACTACGGCGGGGACGTCCTCGCCCTGCTGGACGACTACCTCACGCTGCTGTTCGACTTCCACACCACCCTCTTCGCGTACGGCATCGCCCTGGAATCCCATCAGCAGAACACGTCGCTGGTCTTCGAGGACGGCAGCGGGAACGGCGGTGCGGTGCCCCGGCTCCGGCTGCTCATCAAGGACCACGACGGCCCCCGCGTCCACGCGATACGCCTCGCCGCCATGATCGGTGGAGGACCGGCCGCCGATCTGTGCGGATTCGACGACCGCAGGATCCTGACGTCCGGCGACGGGCCGGTGGCCGATGTGTTCACCACCATCACCGTCCACCTCTGCGCCGCCGCCCCCCTCTTCGAGCTCGCCCGCCTCGGCCGGGCCCCGCTCGACACCCTGCTGCGGCGGCTGCGCGACCGGCTCACCGACGCCGTCGACCGGCTCGCCGTCACCCGGCCCGGCGCGGCCGCCGCGCTGCTGCGCGGACGGGTGCTGGACGCGGACCGGCTGCCGGTCAAGGCGATGGTCACCGCCGGCACCTTGTTCACCAAGGAGCGCTTGGACGCCGTGGACATCAACAAGCACTACGTCACCGGGCCCAACTATCTGCTGCGGGGAAGCGGCAGATGA
- a CDS encoding TetR/AcrR family transcriptional regulator — protein MSPAGRPRAFVIEGVLEAAMRLFWEQGYEATSMAQLREATGLSSASLYGAFGSKQGLFERAVEHYLAGPGSVTDVIGDEALSPREAVARMLHGSIDMQTDTSHPRGCLVALSGTVRAPGDDEAAVRRTIVARRALDRARIRDCVVRGVATGELAEETDVDGFTSMIHGFLLGVSTQVCDGRPARDLHAAADAVLAAWHVPSGRTVGA, from the coding sequence GTGTCCCCCGCCGGCCGCCCCCGCGCCTTCGTCATCGAGGGCGTCCTGGAAGCCGCGATGCGGCTGTTCTGGGAGCAGGGCTATGAAGCGACGTCGATGGCCCAGCTCCGGGAGGCCACCGGCCTGTCCTCGGCGAGCCTGTACGGGGCGTTCGGTTCGAAACAGGGGCTCTTCGAGCGGGCGGTGGAGCACTACCTCGCCGGGCCGGGCAGCGTCACCGACGTCATCGGCGACGAAGCCCTGAGCCCGCGCGAGGCCGTCGCCCGGATGCTGCACGGATCCATCGACATGCAGACCGACACCTCCCACCCGCGCGGCTGCCTCGTGGCCCTGTCGGGTACCGTCCGGGCCCCCGGGGACGACGAAGCCGCGGTGCGCCGGACGATCGTGGCGCGCCGTGCGCTGGACCGGGCACGTATCCGGGACTGCGTCGTCCGTGGCGTCGCGACGGGAGAACTCGCCGAGGAAACCGACGTGGACGGCTTCACATCCATGATCCACGGCTTTCTGCTCGGCGTCTCCACGCAGGTGTGCGACGGCAGGCCCGCCCGGGATCTGCATGCCGCGGCGGACGCCGTCCTCGCCGCCTGGCACGTACCGTCCGGGCGGACGGTCGGCGCGTAG
- a CDS encoding type III PLP-dependent enzyme has protein sequence MITSAVRTLATELTGDGLPAYVYDLAALRAHTRAVRDALPPGLELYYAAKANPAPAVLQALAPHVTGYEVASGGEVEHVRAAVPGAPLAFGGPGKTEGELRRALTLGVERFHVESEQELRLLAGAAEDAGIPSVDVLLRVNLPLARAEPGGGGSLGAALGGAALAMGGRPSPFGLDPEAVERCLSQFSPGDAGGPLRLRGIHAHLASGLDAAAQVAVAAAIADWARKLSERHGLGITEVNVGGGMGVDYAHPDRRFDWAAYGRGMADLALRHPGLTLRIEPGRALTVYCGWYVTEVLDIKHSGGEAFAVVRGGTHHIRTPATKRHDQPFQVLPTDTLWTRPWARPAVRDEPVTLVGQLCTPKDVLASRIPVAELRVGDRVAFAMAGAYAWNISHHEFLMHPRPGFHYLEE, from the coding sequence TTGATCACCTCCGCCGTCCGTACCCTCGCCACGGAGCTCACCGGCGACGGCCTTCCCGCCTACGTCTACGACCTGGCCGCGCTCCGCGCGCACACGCGGGCCGTACGGGACGCGCTGCCGCCGGGCCTGGAGCTGTACTACGCCGCGAAGGCCAACCCGGCGCCCGCCGTCCTCCAGGCCCTCGCGCCCCACGTCACCGGCTACGAGGTCGCCTCCGGCGGTGAGGTGGAGCATGTCCGCGCGGCCGTGCCCGGGGCGCCGCTGGCCTTCGGCGGGCCGGGCAAGACCGAGGGTGAGCTGCGGCGGGCGCTGACGCTGGGCGTGGAACGGTTCCATGTGGAGAGCGAGCAGGAACTGCGGCTGCTGGCCGGGGCGGCGGAGGACGCGGGGATCCCCTCCGTGGACGTCCTCCTGCGCGTCAACCTCCCGTTGGCCCGTGCCGAACCGGGCGGCGGGGGGTCGCTCGGCGCGGCGCTGGGCGGCGCGGCGCTCGCCATGGGCGGCCGCCCCAGCCCCTTCGGACTTGACCCGGAAGCCGTGGAGCGCTGCCTCTCCCAGTTCTCCCCGGGCGACGCGGGCGGCCCCCTCCGGCTGCGCGGCATCCACGCCCACCTCGCCAGCGGCCTCGACGCCGCCGCCCAGGTGGCCGTGGCCGCCGCGATCGCCGACTGGGCGCGGAAGCTGTCCGAACGCCACGGCCTGGGGATCACCGAGGTGAACGTCGGCGGCGGGATGGGCGTGGACTACGCCCACCCCGACCGCCGCTTCGACTGGGCCGCCTACGGCCGGGGCATGGCGGACCTCGCCCTGCGCCACCCCGGTCTCACCCTGCGGATCGAGCCCGGCCGGGCGCTGACCGTCTACTGCGGCTGGTACGTCACCGAAGTGCTGGACATCAAGCACAGCGGGGGCGAGGCGTTCGCGGTGGTGCGCGGCGGCACCCACCACATCCGGACGCCCGCCACCAAACGGCACGACCAGCCCTTCCAGGTGCTGCCCACGGACACGTTGTGGACCCGGCCGTGGGCGCGCCCGGCCGTACGGGACGAGCCGGTCACGCTGGTCGGCCAGCTGTGCACGCCCAAGGACGTGCTGGCCAGCCGGATCCCGGTCGCGGAGCTACGGGTGGGGGACCGGGTGGCCTTCGCGATGGCGGGTGCGTACGCGTGGAACATCTCGCACCACGAGTTCCTGATGCACCCCCGGCCGGGCTTCCACTACCTGGAGGAGTGA
- a CDS encoding IucA/IucC family protein translates to MPMTSSPAATVASADHATAHTLLNCLLREVSGPEHQTVVADGWLRLRLPRCGVLLRVGLRRTSLIGAHRFTGPVSEERDGTWAEVSWRGLAERIHRELQLRTGVHNDEFLGQVASSHAGMTAALEALESLKALESLEALEVRSTAEDRSTVSDSAQELYSDRAQDLYLASEQSLLFGHRFHPTPKARTGSADSWSRFAPEAGARFPLHHLAVRQEYVREESARPGALAALDRQGAVPEGYRLLPAHPWQYAMLREHRLLRAAIARGEVLDLGPGGAEFAPTASVRTLYDGRDFLKFSLNVRITNCLRKNADYELSGAVALTRLLEPVATDLAARFPGCELLREPAYRTLDLGGDSGADRQLIEGFGVIVREGLAARLRPGLTALLAAAVADEYPTSGAQISRLLPGAGPDRLSAWWQAYLELLVPPVLAAYFDHGVVLEPHLQNVVIGVDPADGTPHQVLFRDLEGTKLVPEHHTAALAALPEAVARPLTYERERGWDRVVYCLLVNHIAEMVAALADRCPGLEPALWSAVRRLLCERSAAHDHPPALRALVAGVPLPAKANLLTRWGRRADRHAGYVRIASPLASALLSEAAHVMRPGSSR, encoded by the coding sequence ATGCCCATGACCTCCTCGCCCGCCGCGACCGTGGCCTCCGCCGACCACGCCACCGCCCACACCCTCCTCAACTGTCTGCTCCGTGAGGTGTCGGGCCCGGAGCACCAGACCGTCGTGGCCGATGGGTGGCTGCGGCTGAGGCTGCCGCGCTGCGGGGTGCTGCTGCGGGTCGGACTGCGGCGCACCTCCCTCATCGGGGCGCACCGCTTCACCGGGCCGGTCAGCGAGGAGCGCGACGGCACATGGGCCGAGGTGTCCTGGCGCGGGCTGGCCGAGCGGATCCACCGGGAACTCCAACTGCGCACGGGGGTGCACAACGACGAGTTCCTGGGCCAGGTCGCCTCCAGCCACGCGGGGATGACGGCCGCCCTGGAGGCCTTGGAATCCCTGAAGGCCTTGGAGTCCTTGGAGGCCTTGGAGGTCCGGAGCACCGCAGAGGACCGGAGCACCGTGAGCGACAGCGCCCAGGAGCTCTACAGCGACCGCGCCCAGGACCTCTACCTCGCCTCCGAGCAGTCCCTCCTCTTCGGCCACCGCTTCCACCCCACCCCCAAGGCCCGCACCGGCAGCGCCGACTCCTGGTCGCGGTTCGCCCCCGAGGCCGGGGCGCGCTTCCCGCTGCACCACCTCGCCGTACGCCAGGAGTACGTGCGCGAGGAGTCCGCGCGGCCCGGGGCGCTCGCCGCGCTGGACCGGCAGGGCGCCGTCCCCGAGGGCTACCGGCTGCTGCCGGCGCACCCCTGGCAGTACGCGATGCTGCGCGAGCACCGGCTGCTGCGGGCGGCCATCGCCCGGGGCGAGGTGCTGGACCTCGGGCCGGGCGGTGCGGAGTTCGCGCCGACCGCGTCGGTCCGTACGCTCTACGACGGCCGGGACTTCCTCAAGTTCAGCCTGAACGTGCGGATCACCAACTGCCTGCGCAAGAACGCCGACTACGAGCTGTCCGGCGCGGTCGCCCTGACCCGGCTGCTGGAGCCGGTCGCCACCGATCTCGCCGCCCGTTTCCCCGGCTGTGAGCTGCTGCGCGAACCCGCGTACCGGACGCTGGACCTCGGCGGCGACAGCGGAGCCGATCGGCAGCTGATCGAGGGCTTCGGGGTGATCGTCCGCGAGGGCCTGGCCGCCCGGCTGCGGCCCGGCCTGACCGCGCTGCTCGCGGCGGCCGTCGCCGATGAGTACCCGACGAGCGGCGCCCAGATCTCCCGGCTCCTCCCCGGCGCCGGCCCCGACCGGCTCTCCGCCTGGTGGCAGGCGTATCTGGAGCTGCTCGTACCGCCCGTACTGGCCGCCTACTTCGACCATGGCGTGGTCCTCGAACCGCACCTCCAGAACGTCGTCATCGGCGTCGACCCCGCCGACGGCACCCCGCACCAGGTGCTCTTCCGCGATCTGGAGGGCACCAAGCTGGTGCCCGAGCACCACACGGCCGCGCTCGCCGCGCTGCCCGAGGCCGTCGCCCGCCCGCTGACGTACGAGCGGGAGCGCGGCTGGGACCGGGTGGTGTACTGCCTGCTGGTCAACCACATCGCCGAGATGGTGGCGGCCCTCGCCGACCGCTGCCCGGGTCTTGAGCCCGCGCTGTGGTCGGCGGTCCGCCGGCTGCTGTGCGAGCGCTCGGCGGCCCACGACCATCCGCCCGCGCTGCGTGCCCTCGTGGCGGGCGTGCCGCTGCCCGCGAAGGCCAACCTCCTCACCCGCTGGGGCCGTCGGGCCGACCGCCACGCGGGCTATGTCCGTATCGCCAGTCCGCTCGCCTCCGCCCTGTTGTCCGAGGCGGCCCACGTCATGCGTCCCGGGAGCAGCCGTTGA
- a CDS encoding ATP-grasp domain-containing protein produces MNENDLDAASRPFSSPALRGSSAAPAAQAAPAPRPPRLHLLARNPTDSVTEGFLPAAARLGLAVTLLTDQPEAHERAYRRQEEKQEEKQEEKGGSARPFPAPDIVPCDVRDFAEVISRIAADGARPRAVFTNSDHLQAQAALAAQYFGLPGKDWRAALRTKNKAELRRALAAAGPDVADPVWSAELATGQDPATLAGLDAPYPCVVKPREGVASEDVVLVADADELVRRCAEIRERRPGAALVVEAFLDGELRTLETLGDGRTLHVLGAFRTELSPPPHFIEERLHLLPAPPPQPHTDQVLAQLRALGVGFGVCHTEYVVQGDRARLIEVNYRAIGDQCDLVLAELLGIPLFEYILRTHLGEPLPDDLGARTDGRVRMEYVMADRAGRLVSAPPASVTERDGVRLDYRPLRGIGEEHPLHRTNRDFLGVLRATGTDQGRIDAAVARFLAAHRWEIV; encoded by the coding sequence GTGAACGAGAATGATCTCGATGCGGCGTCACGGCCGTTCTCCTCCCCTGCCCTCCGTGGCTCCTCGGCGGCCCCGGCCGCCCAGGCCGCCCCCGCCCCGCGGCCGCCTCGGCTCCACCTCCTCGCCCGCAACCCCACCGACTCCGTCACCGAGGGCTTCCTCCCCGCGGCGGCCCGGCTCGGACTGGCGGTCACCCTCCTCACCGACCAGCCCGAGGCCCATGAGCGCGCCTACCGTCGGCAGGAAGAGAAACAGGAGGAGAAACAGGAGGAGAAAGGGGGGTCCGCGCGCCCCTTCCCCGCCCCCGACATCGTCCCCTGTGACGTACGGGACTTCGCCGAGGTCATCAGCCGTATCGCCGCCGACGGCGCCCGGCCCCGCGCCGTCTTCACCAACAGCGACCACCTCCAGGCCCAGGCCGCCCTCGCCGCCCAGTACTTCGGCCTCCCGGGCAAGGACTGGCGCGCCGCGCTGCGCACCAAGAACAAGGCCGAGCTGCGCCGCGCCCTCGCCGCCGCGGGTCCGGACGTCGCCGACCCCGTCTGGTCCGCCGAACTCGCCACCGGACAGGACCCCGCCACCCTCGCCGGGCTCGACGCGCCCTACCCCTGTGTGGTCAAACCGCGCGAGGGCGTGGCCAGCGAGGACGTCGTCCTCGTCGCGGACGCGGACGAACTCGTCCGGCGCTGCGCCGAGATACGGGAACGGCGGCCGGGCGCGGCCCTCGTCGTAGAGGCGTTCCTCGACGGCGAGCTGCGCACCCTCGAAACCCTCGGCGACGGCCGCACCCTCCACGTCCTCGGCGCCTTCCGCACCGAGCTCTCGCCGCCCCCGCACTTCATCGAGGAACGGCTGCATCTGCTGCCCGCCCCGCCTCCGCAGCCGCACACCGATCAGGTGCTGGCGCAGCTGCGCGCGCTGGGCGTGGGCTTCGGCGTGTGCCACACCGAGTACGTCGTCCAGGGGGACCGGGCCCGCCTCATCGAGGTCAACTACCGTGCCATAGGCGACCAGTGCGACCTCGTCCTCGCCGAACTCCTCGGCATCCCCCTCTTCGAGTACATCCTCCGTACGCACCTGGGCGAGCCCCTGCCGGACGACCTCGGCGCGCGCACCGACGGCAGGGTTCGCATGGAGTACGTCATGGCCGACCGCGCCGGGCGGCTCGTCTCCGCCCCTCCGGCCAGTGTGACCGAGCGCGACGGCGTACGGCTGGACTACCGGCCGCTGCGCGGGATCGGCGAGGAGCATCCGCTCCACCGCACCAACCGCGACTTCCTCGGCGTGCTCCGGGCCACCGGCACCGACCAGGGGCGGATCGACGCGGCGGTGGCGCGGTTCCTCGCGGCCCACCGATGGGAGATCGTGTGA